Proteins from one Mycobacterium sp. HUMS_12744610 genomic window:
- a CDS encoding STAS domain-containing protein translates to MTIADIRTRQGNSTFVYGGAQLRAHCRHLATVVTIRGEVDAGNAEGIGEHLRRFVLGESPVVLDMSEVHAFAAPVVSLLFTLDEQCRAAGLEWVLVASTAVTDALGDDGSRARFPVADSVRQALHDLADGIASRRQLMLPLVRKTA, encoded by the coding sequence ATGACGATCGCAGACATCAGGACTCGACAGGGGAACAGCACCTTCGTCTACGGCGGCGCGCAGCTGCGGGCCCACTGCCGTCATCTGGCGACGGTGGTCACCATCCGCGGGGAGGTCGACGCCGGCAATGCCGAGGGCATCGGCGAACACCTGCGGCGCTTCGTCCTCGGCGAGAGTCCTGTGGTGCTCGACATGAGCGAGGTGCACGCCTTTGCCGCGCCCGTGGTCTCGCTGCTCTTCACGCTCGACGAGCAGTGCCGTGCCGCCGGGCTGGAGTGGGTGCTGGTCGCCAGCACCGCGGTAACCGACGCGCTCGGAGACGACGGTTCGCGGGCGCGGTTCCCGGTCGCCGACTCGGTGCGCCAGGCGCTGCACGACCTTGCCGACGGCATCGCCAGCCGCCGTCAACTGATGCTGCCGCTGGTGCGCAAGACCGCGTAG
- a CDS encoding DUF3093 domain-containing protein, with product MFYEPGARWYWVLAGPFAAVSMILIEEWSGAGVQLLTPVIFLVMVSAFVALQVKAARIHVSVELTEDTLRQGTETLLVREILKVYPEPENHEKSGKELAKWQSARALGELVGVPRGRIGIGLKLTGGRTAQAWARRHRQLREALTPLVQERVQPPEATTADRDDDGAGAQR from the coding sequence TTGTTCTACGAGCCCGGCGCCAGGTGGTACTGGGTGCTGGCCGGGCCGTTCGCGGCGGTGTCGATGATCCTGATCGAGGAGTGGAGCGGGGCCGGGGTGCAGCTGCTGACCCCGGTCATCTTCCTGGTGATGGTGTCGGCGTTCGTGGCGTTGCAGGTGAAGGCGGCGCGGATCCACGTCTCGGTGGAGCTCACCGAGGACACGCTGCGTCAGGGCACCGAGACCCTGCTGGTGCGCGAGATCCTCAAGGTGTACCCGGAGCCGGAGAACCACGAGAAGTCGGGCAAGGAGCTGGCCAAGTGGCAGTCGGCGCGGGCGCTCGGCGAACTGGTCGGCGTCCCGCGTGGCCGGATCGGCATCGGGCTCAAGCTCACCGGGGGCCGCACGGCGCAGGCGTGGGCGCGGCGCCACCGGCAGTTGCGGGAGGCGCTGACGCCGCTGGTCCAGGAGCGGGTGCAACCGCCCGAGGCCACCACCGCCGACCGCGACGACGACGGCGCCGGGGCGCAGCGGTGA
- the hemB gene encoding porphobilinogen synthase has translation MSPYPRQRPRRLRSTPALRRLVAQTSLEPRHLVLPMFVADGIDEPRPIPSMPDVLQHTRDSLRSAAAAAVAAGVGGLMLFGVPREQDKDPAGSAGTDPDGVLNVALGDLAKDLGDETVLMADTCLDEFTDHGHCGVVDGRGRVDNDATVARYVELAVAQAESGAHVVSPSGMMDGQVAAIRDGLDAAGHTDVAILAYAAKFASAFYGPFREAVCSSLSGDRRTYQQEPGNAREALREIELDLDEGADIVMVKPALGYLDVVAAAAGVSPVPVAAYQVSGEYAMICAAAANDWIDGRAAALESLTSIRRAGADIVLTYWAAAAAGWLS, from the coding sequence ATGAGCCCCTACCCGCGGCAGCGTCCGCGCCGGCTCCGCTCCACCCCGGCGCTGCGTCGCCTGGTGGCGCAAACATCGCTGGAGCCAAGGCATCTGGTGTTGCCAATGTTCGTCGCCGACGGGATCGACGAACCGCGGCCGATCCCGTCGATGCCGGACGTGTTGCAGCACACCCGGGATTCGCTGCGCAGCGCCGCCGCCGCCGCGGTCGCCGCCGGGGTGGGCGGGCTGATGCTGTTCGGGGTGCCGCGCGAACAGGACAAGGACCCGGCCGGGTCGGCCGGCACCGACCCTGACGGTGTTCTCAACGTGGCCCTGGGCGATCTGGCCAAGGATCTCGGCGACGAAACCGTGTTGATGGCCGACACCTGCCTCGACGAGTTCACCGACCACGGGCACTGCGGCGTGGTCGACGGCCGGGGCCGGGTCGACAACGACGCCACCGTCGCCCGCTACGTCGAACTGGCTGTGGCGCAGGCGGAGTCGGGGGCGCACGTGGTGTCGCCGAGCGGGATGATGGACGGCCAGGTGGCGGCGATCCGCGACGGCCTGGACGCCGCGGGCCACACCGACGTGGCGATCCTGGCGTATGCCGCGAAGTTCGCCTCGGCCTTCTACGGCCCGTTCCGGGAAGCGGTGTGCTCGAGCCTGTCCGGGGACCGCCGCACCTACCAGCAGGAGCCGGGCAACGCGCGGGAGGCGCTGCGCGAGATCGAACTGGACCTGGACGAGGGCGCCGACATCGTGATGGTCAAGCCCGCGCTGGGGTACCTGGACGTGGTCGCCGCGGCGGCCGGCGTCTCGCCGGTGCCGGTGGCCGCCTACCAGGTGTCGGGGGAGTACGCGATGATCTGCGCCGCCGCGGCGAACGACTGGATCGACGGTCGGGCCGCGGCGCTGGAGTCGTTGACCAGCATCCGGCGCGCCGGAGCCGATATCGTGCTCACCTACTGGGCCGCCGCAGCGGCGGGCTGGCTTTCGTGA
- a CDS encoding uroporphyrinogen-III synthase — protein sequence MTTRGRKPRPGRITFVGSGPGDPGLLTTRAAAVLANAAVVFTDPDVPDAVLALIGRDLPPVSGPAPADPVPADADGGHDRATPAVVPGGPDIRPALGEPAEVAKTLTAEARSGTDVVRLVAGDPLTLDAVITEVNAVARTHLHIEIVPGLSPASAVPTYAGLPLGSAHTVADVRDPHVDWDALAAAPGPLILQATASHLPEAARTLIEHELAETTPCVVTAHGTTCQQRSVETTLQGLSDPGVLAGIDAAGPPGGNGREPQTGPLVVTIGKTVSNRAKLNWWESRALYGWTVLVPRTKDQAGEMSERLTSYGALPIEVPTIAVEPPRSPAQMERAVKGLVDGRFQWVVFTSTNAVRAVWEKFGEFGLDARAFSGVKIACVGESTADRVRAFGISPELVPAGEQSSLGLLDEFPPYDSIFDPVNRVLLPRADIATETLAEGLRDRGWEIEDVTAYRTVRAAPPPAATREMIKTGGFDAVCFTSSSTVRNLVGIAGKPHARTIIACIGPKTAETAAEFGLRVDVQPEIAAVGPLVDALAEHAARLRAEGALPPPRKKSRRR from the coding sequence ATGACGACGCGAGGGCGTAAGCCGAGGCCGGGCCGCATCACTTTCGTGGGTTCCGGCCCGGGCGACCCCGGGCTACTGACCACGCGGGCCGCCGCGGTGCTGGCCAACGCGGCGGTGGTGTTCACCGATCCCGATGTGCCCGATGCGGTGCTGGCGTTGATCGGCAGGGACCTGCCGCCCGTGTCCGGTCCGGCGCCGGCCGATCCGGTGCCGGCGGACGCCGACGGTGGTCACGACCGGGCCACGCCCGCGGTGGTTCCCGGCGGCCCCGACATCCGCCCGGCCCTGGGGGAGCCGGCCGAGGTCGCCAAGACGCTGACCGCCGAGGCCCGCTCCGGCACCGACGTGGTGCGGCTGGTCGCCGGTGATCCGCTGACACTCGACGCGGTCATCACCGAGGTGAACGCGGTCGCGCGCACCCACCTGCACATCGAGATCGTTCCCGGCCTGTCGCCGGCCAGCGCGGTCCCGACGTATGCGGGGCTTCCGCTGGGTTCGGCGCACACCGTCGCCGACGTGCGCGACCCGCACGTCGACTGGGACGCGCTGGCCGCGGCCCCGGGGCCGCTGATCCTGCAGGCCACCGCCTCGCACCTGCCCGAGGCGGCCCGCACGCTGATCGAGCACGAACTGGCCGAAACCACCCCGTGCGTGGTGACCGCACACGGCACCACCTGCCAGCAGCGTTCGGTGGAGACCACGCTGCAGGGGCTGAGCGATCCGGGTGTCCTGGCGGGCATCGACGCCGCGGGCCCGCCCGGCGGGAATGGCAGGGAACCCCAGACCGGCCCGCTGGTGGTCACCATCGGCAAGACGGTGAGCAACCGGGCGAAGCTGAACTGGTGGGAGAGCCGCGCGCTCTATGGCTGGACGGTGCTGGTGCCCCGCACCAAGGACCAGGCCGGCGAGATGAGTGAGCGGTTGACGTCCTACGGCGCGCTGCCGATCGAGGTGCCCACCATCGCCGTGGAGCCGCCGCGCAGCCCCGCGCAGATGGAGCGTGCCGTCAAGGGCCTGGTCGACGGCCGCTTCCAGTGGGTGGTGTTCACCTCGACCAACGCGGTGCGCGCGGTGTGGGAGAAGTTCGGCGAATTCGGCCTGGACGCCCGGGCGTTCTCCGGGGTGAAGATCGCCTGCGTCGGCGAGTCGACGGCCGACCGGGTGCGTGCGTTCGGGATCAGCCCCGAGCTGGTGCCGGCCGGGGAGCAGTCCTCGCTCGGCCTGCTGGACGAATTCCCGCCCTACGACAGCATTTTCGACCCGGTGAACCGGGTCCTGCTGCCGCGCGCCGATATCGCCACCGAGACGCTCGCCGAGGGGCTGCGCGACCGCGGCTGGGAGATCGAGGACGTCACCGCCTACCGCACCGTGCGGGCCGCGCCGCCGCCGGCGGCCACCCGCGAGATGATCAAGACGGGCGGCTTCGACGCGGTGTGCTTCACCTCCAGCTCCACGGTGCGCAACCTGGTCGGCATCGCCGGCAAGCCGCACGCGCGGACCATCATCGCCTGCATCGGACCCAAGACGGCCGAGACGGCCGCGGAGTTCGGTCTGCGGGTCGACGTCCAGCCCGAGATCGCCGCGGTGGGCCCGCTGGTGGACGCCCTGGCCGAACACGCCGCGCGCCTGCGCGCCGAGGGCGCGCTGCCGCCGCCGCGCAAGAAGAGCCGCAGGCGTTAG
- the hemC gene encoding hydroxymethylbilane synthase, whose amino-acid sequence MIRIGTRGSLLATTQAATVRDALIANGHPAELVTISTVGDRSSAPIETLGVGVFTTALREAIDDGRVDAAVHSHKDLPTADDPRFTIAAIPPRNDPRDAVVARDGLVLGELPAGSLVGTSSPRRAAQLRALGLGLEIRPLRGNLDTRLNRVRSGDLDAVVVARAGLARLGRLDDVTETLEPVQMLPAPAQGALAVECRAGDSRLVAVLAELDDADTRAAVTAERALLAELEAGCSAPVGAIAEVVESIDEDGRVFEELSLRGCVAALDGSDVIRASGIGTPGRARELGLSVAGELFELGARELMRGVRPDPAQED is encoded by the coding sequence GTGATCCGGATAGGCACCCGGGGCAGTCTGTTGGCCACCACCCAGGCCGCGACCGTCAGGGACGCGCTGATCGCCAATGGCCATCCCGCGGAACTGGTGACCATCAGCACGGTTGGCGACCGCTCGTCGGCGCCGATCGAGACCCTCGGGGTGGGCGTGTTCACCACCGCGTTGCGCGAAGCCATCGACGACGGCCGCGTGGATGCCGCGGTGCACTCGCACAAGGATTTGCCGACCGCCGACGACCCGCGGTTCACGATCGCGGCGATCCCGCCGCGCAACGACCCCCGCGACGCGGTGGTGGCCCGTGACGGACTGGTCCTCGGGGAGTTGCCGGCGGGGTCGCTGGTGGGCACGTCGTCGCCGCGGCGGGCCGCGCAGCTTAGAGCATTGGGTCTCGGTTTGGAAATTCGCCCCCTACGAGGCAACCTAGATACCAGGTTGAACAGGGTAAGAAGTGGTGATCTTGACGCCGTCGTGGTGGCGCGGGCCGGCCTGGCCCGGCTGGGCCGCCTCGACGATGTCACCGAGACGTTGGAGCCGGTACAGATGTTGCCCGCACCGGCGCAGGGCGCGCTCGCCGTGGAGTGCCGCGCCGGTGACAGCCGGTTGGTGGCAGTGCTGGCCGAGCTGGACGACGCCGACACCCGCGCCGCGGTCACCGCGGAGCGGGCCCTGCTGGCCGAACTGGAGGCCGGTTGCTCCGCACCGGTGGGTGCGATCGCCGAGGTGGTCGAGTCCATCGATGAGGACGGCCGCGTCTTCGAAGAGCTGTCGCTGCGCGGTTGCGTGGCGGCGCTGGACGGATCCGACGTGATCCGTGCGTCCGGCATCGGCACACCCGGTCGGGCACGGGAGCTGGGGCTCTCGGTCGCGGGGGAGCTGTTCGAACTGGGCGCCCGGGAGCTGATGCGCGGAGTGCGGCCGGATCCGGCGCAAGAAGATTGA
- a CDS encoding glutamyl-tRNA reductase, with protein sequence MSILLFGVSHRSAPVSVLEQLSIDESDQVKIVDRMLQSPLVTEAMVLSTCNRVEVYAVVDAFHGGLAVIGQVLSDHSGMSMADLTKFAYVRYSEAAVEHLFAVTSGLDSAVVGEQQVLGQVRRAYAGAEANRTVGRVLHELAQRALSVGKRVHSETGIDAAGASVVSVALDLAERRLGGLAGKTAVVIGAGAMGALSSAHLTRAGIGRVHVLNRSLSRAQRLARKIRETGAHADALPLERLPEALAQADVVVSCTGAVSPVVSLADVHHALAAAQRDEAAEPLVICDLGMPRDVDPAVAGLPGVWVVDVARIQHEPSAHAATTDVDAARHIVAAEVAAYLAGQRMAEVTPTVTALRQRAADVVEAELLRLNNRLPGLESAQREEVARTVRRVVDKLLHAPTVRIKQLASAPGGDSYAEALRELFELDPTAVDSVAAVAAGELTFISSGFDADMPPQSGE encoded by the coding sequence GTGAGCATCCTGCTTTTCGGGGTTTCGCACCGCAGTGCGCCGGTCTCCGTCCTGGAACAACTCAGCATCGACGAATCCGATCAGGTCAAGATCGTCGATCGGATGCTGCAGTCCCCGCTGGTGACCGAGGCGATGGTGCTCTCGACCTGCAACCGGGTCGAGGTGTACGCGGTGGTCGACGCCTTCCACGGCGGGTTGGCGGTCATCGGGCAGGTGCTGTCGGACCACTCCGGCATGTCGATGGCCGACCTGACCAAGTTCGCCTACGTCCGCTACAGCGAGGCCGCCGTCGAGCACCTCTTCGCGGTGACCAGCGGGCTGGACTCGGCGGTCGTCGGCGAGCAACAGGTGCTCGGTCAGGTGCGCCGCGCGTATGCCGGCGCCGAAGCCAACCGCACCGTGGGCCGGGTCCTGCACGAGCTGGCCCAGCGGGCGTTGTCGGTGGGCAAGCGGGTGCACTCCGAGACCGGCATCGACGCCGCCGGCGCCTCGGTCGTCTCGGTCGCCCTGGACCTGGCCGAACGCCGGCTGGGCGGACTGGCCGGCAAGACCGCCGTGGTGATCGGCGCCGGGGCGATGGGTGCGTTGTCGTCGGCGCATCTGACCCGGGCCGGCATCGGCCGCGTCCACGTGCTCAACCGGTCGCTGTCGCGGGCGCAACGGCTGGCCCGCAAGATCCGGGAAACCGGCGCCCACGCCGACGCGCTGCCGCTGGAACGCCTGCCCGAGGCGCTGGCGCAGGCCGACGTCGTCGTCAGCTGCACGGGGGCCGTCAGCCCGGTCGTGTCGCTGGCCGACGTGCATCACGCGCTTGCCGCGGCGCAGCGGGACGAGGCCGCCGAGCCGCTGGTGATCTGCGACCTGGGTATGCCCCGCGACGTCGACCCCGCGGTGGCCGGGCTGCCCGGAGTCTGGGTCGTCGACGTCGCCCGCATCCAGCACGAGCCCTCGGCCCACGCCGCGACCACCGACGTCGACGCCGCCCGCCACATCGTCGCGGCCGAGGTCGCCGCCTACCTGGCGGGGCAGCGGATGGCCGAGGTCACCCCCACGGTGACGGCGTTGCGCCAGCGGGCCGCCGATGTCGTGGAGGCCGAACTGCTGCGCCTGAACAACCGGCTGCCCGGCCTGGAGAGCGCCCAGCGCGAGGAGGTGGCGCGCACCGTGCGGCGGGTGGTGGACAAGCTGTTGCACGCGCCCACCGTCCGGATCAAGCAGCTGGCCAGCGCACCCGGCGGCGACAGCTACGCCGAGGCCCTGCGCGAGCTCTTCGAACTCGACCCGACCGCCGTGGACTCCGTGGCCGCCGTTGCTGCGGGTGAATTGACTTTCATATCAAGCGGATTCGACGCGGATATGCCGCCACAGTCCGGCGAGTAG
- a CDS encoding glutaredoxin family protein: MTQSPSRRQVRLLTRNGCAMCVHVGERLAELAAELGFDLATTDVDAAAAAGDPALRAEFGDRLPVILLDGREHSYWEIDEPRLRADLAR, translated from the coding sequence ATGACCCAGTCCCCGAGCCGCCGGCAGGTGCGATTGTTGACCCGCAACGGGTGCGCGATGTGCGTGCACGTCGGCGAGCGGCTGGCCGAACTGGCCGCTGAGCTGGGCTTCGACCTGGCGACGACCGACGTCGACGCGGCCGCGGCGGCGGGTGATCCCGCCCTGCGGGCCGAGTTCGGCGACCGGCTGCCGGTGATCCTGCTCGACGGCCGCGAGCACAGCTACTGGGAGATCGACGAGCCCCGGCTGCGCGCCGATCTCGCGCGCTGA
- a CDS encoding WXG100 family type VII secretion target yields MADDTVRVDPLAMRGAAASLGGTAEHLSAQLADLDDQVGQMLDGWRGASGSAYGSAWELWHRGAGEVQAGLSILAWLLDEAASGYQSNEAGSAQAERAVRGG; encoded by the coding sequence ATGGCCGACGACACAGTCCGCGTCGATCCGCTGGCGATGCGGGGGGCCGCCGCCTCGCTGGGCGGTACCGCCGAGCACCTTTCTGCTCAGCTGGCCGATCTCGACGACCAGGTGGGTCAGATGTTGGACGGCTGGCGCGGCGCGTCGGGCAGCGCATACGGCTCGGCGTGGGAGCTGTGGCATCGCGGGGCCGGCGAGGTGCAGGCAGGTTTGTCGATCCTGGCGTGGTTGCTCGACGAGGCGGCGTCGGGTTACCAGAGCAACGAGGCCGGGTCCGCCCAGGCGGAGCGGGCGGTGCGCGGTGGTTGA
- a CDS encoding WXG100 family type VII secretion target codes for MVEAFAVDPAALAEVVQRIAAFQRYAEDMITELDSRVTRLHATWSGAAAAAHAEAHQHWERGEAMMREALAQLEKAATTAHGNYTGAMSTNLGMWS; via the coding sequence GTGGTTGAGGCGTTCGCGGTGGACCCGGCGGCGCTGGCCGAGGTCGTGCAACGGATAGCGGCATTTCAGCGCTATGCCGAGGACATGATCACTGAGCTCGATTCTCGCGTGACGCGTCTGCACGCGACTTGGTCTGGCGCCGCGGCCGCCGCCCACGCCGAGGCACACCAGCACTGGGAGCGCGGCGAGGCGATGATGCGGGAGGCGCTCGCGCAACTCGAGAAGGCGGCCACGACCGCGCACGGCAACTACACCGGGGCGATGTCGACGAATCTCGGCATGTGGTCGTGA
- a CDS encoding putative adhesin: protein MAPLACDATALDRAGATVVDTGVSLGSVISVLTAALAGGAGMAGDDPVGAAFGHSYDQAAAKLIDAMAGARNGLCSIGDGVRVSAHNYALAEAMSDVSGRAAALPMPQVTGPLIVGSPPPAAVGAGSGAPAGWGWVAPYVGMIWPSGDSAKLRAAAAAWTTAGANFMAAETPAGGGTMAAIAAQQIPEGAAIDKALSDAANATTDIARQCQTIAAQLTGYAAEVEAVHAAILDLLSRICDPLTGIKEVWEFLTDEDEDEIKRIAEDIRTVVDNFAREARALAGQINATVSAAATAAADMGRWAGKEWDHFLHGTPVGRAVNQAGQFFKGVGQEGYGFAKGLWEFSPNRLQTDPVGYFRDLAGMVSGEAPLVGLGPDGGPGVAESWKALGKDVTHWDEWSTNPAEALGKTAFDGATLAVPGGPLSKLGKVGRDAADALKGLRKPPLPEVPEAPPVKGPAEPPATGPKPPEAGRPAPPAKPAPGPADGPLPHSPTESRPPVAEKPAAGEPPRPATPPAPGVRPVAPEPADRTPLPHQPPEPAPARLPAAPVGESGAPPGADLPSPPEPHPPTPPSVPIGEAPAEVPPDLGELPRGQEPGLRPPEVPGPYDGPVHPVDGEGPPSDPAPGEANPTPTDDSPSPNHEGDQLADSANQTPGHGEMPGRQTISGHGSYDPDNGLFVVPKGSSITTFAEHGSTITDSLGNLIETGGDTSGVYSKTFYAGESIPNYTIHPPDGLNILGSPLTVAKSTLISALIHEGMGDIDLAVCTYDPFNPSGKTYHLTGIYDRLNNKFTPYERSRP, encoded by the coding sequence ATGGCACCGCTGGCGTGTGACGCGACGGCGCTAGACCGTGCCGGCGCCACGGTGGTGGACACCGGCGTTTCGTTGGGGTCGGTGATCTCGGTTTTGACCGCGGCACTGGCCGGCGGTGCCGGCATGGCCGGTGACGATCCGGTGGGCGCGGCGTTCGGTCACAGCTACGACCAAGCCGCCGCGAAATTGATCGACGCGATGGCCGGCGCCCGCAACGGGCTGTGCAGCATCGGCGACGGCGTGCGGGTGTCGGCACACAACTACGCGCTGGCCGAGGCGATGTCGGATGTCAGCGGCCGGGCCGCGGCCCTGCCGATGCCGCAGGTGACCGGGCCGTTGATCGTGGGCTCGCCACCGCCTGCTGCGGTGGGCGCCGGGAGCGGCGCCCCCGCCGGTTGGGGCTGGGTGGCGCCGTATGTCGGAATGATCTGGCCCAGTGGCGATTCGGCGAAATTGCGGGCCGCCGCGGCGGCGTGGACCACCGCGGGCGCCAACTTCATGGCGGCCGAGACCCCGGCGGGCGGCGGCACGATGGCCGCCATCGCCGCCCAGCAGATCCCGGAGGGCGCCGCCATCGACAAGGCGTTGTCCGATGCCGCCAATGCCACCACCGACATCGCGCGGCAATGCCAAACGATCGCCGCCCAGCTCACCGGCTACGCAGCCGAGGTCGAAGCGGTGCACGCGGCGATCCTGGATCTGTTGTCGCGCATCTGTGACCCCCTGACCGGGATCAAAGAGGTCTGGGAGTTCCTCACCGACGAGGACGAGGACGAGATCAAGAGAATCGCCGAGGACATCCGCACGGTGGTCGACAACTTCGCCCGCGAGGCCCGGGCACTTGCCGGCCAGATCAACGCCACCGTCTCCGCGGCCGCCACGGCCGCAGCGGATATGGGCCGCTGGGCGGGCAAGGAGTGGGACCACTTTCTGCACGGCACCCCGGTCGGCAGGGCCGTCAATCAGGCGGGCCAGTTTTTCAAGGGCGTCGGCCAAGAGGGATATGGATTCGCCAAGGGGCTCTGGGAATTCAGCCCGAACCGGCTCCAAACCGACCCGGTGGGTTACTTCAGAGACCTGGCCGGCATGGTTTCCGGGGAAGCACCGCTGGTCGGCTTGGGCCCCGACGGCGGGCCCGGAGTAGCCGAGTCCTGGAAGGCGCTAGGCAAGGACGTCACCCACTGGGACGAGTGGAGCACAAACCCGGCCGAAGCGCTCGGGAAGACCGCCTTCGACGGGGCGACGTTGGCGGTGCCGGGCGGGCCGCTCTCGAAGCTGGGCAAGGTGGGGCGCGACGCCGCCGACGCGCTCAAGGGCTTGCGCAAGCCGCCCCTGCCGGAGGTCCCCGAGGCGCCGCCGGTCAAGGGCCCGGCAGAGCCACCGGCGACCGGCCCCAAGCCGCCGGAAGCGGGCCGGCCCGCACCCCCGGCCAAGCCGGCACCCGGGCCCGCCGACGGTCCCCTGCCTCACAGCCCGACCGAATCCAGACCGCCCGTCGCCGAGAAACCGGCCGCGGGTGAGCCGCCCAGACCGGCCACGCCGCCAGCGCCCGGGGTCAGGCCGGTGGCGCCCGAGCCGGCAGACCGGACACCTCTCCCCCACCAGCCGCCCGAGCCGGCCCCCGCGCGCCTGCCGGCTGCGCCCGTCGGCGAGTCGGGCGCCCCTCCCGGCGCAGATCTGCCATCGCCGCCGGAGCCCCACCCGCCGACGCCGCCTTCGGTGCCCATAGGCGAAGCGCCCGCCGAAGTACCTCCCGACCTGGGCGAGCTGCCCCGCGGCCAGGAACCGGGCCTTCGCCCGCCCGAGGTGCCTGGCCCCTACGACGGCCCCGTTCACCCAGTTGACGGCGAGGGGCCACCATCGGACCCGGCACCCGGGGAAGCCAACCCGACGCCGACAGACGATAGTCCGTCACCTAATCACGAGGGTGATCAATTAGCGGATTCGGCGAATCAAACGCCTGGGCACGGCGAGATGCCCGGTCGGCAGACAATTAGCGGTCATGGTAGCTACGATCCAGATAACGGTTTATTTGTTGTCCCCAAAGGATCGAGTATTACGACATTTGCAGAACACGGCTCGACGATCACTGATTCGCTTGGAAACTTGATCGAGACCGGTGGCGACACATCCGGAGTTTATTCCAAGACATTTTACGCCGGAGAATCAATACCGAACTATACTATTCATCCTCCCGACGGCTTGAACATTTTGGGTTCACCGCTGACAGTCGCGAAGTCGACATTGATCAGTGCGCTGATACACGAAGGCATGGGAGACATCGACCTTGCGGTGTGCACATACGATCCGTTCAACCCTTCCGGGAAGACTTACCATCTAACAGGCATATACGATAGACTCAATAACAAATTCACGCCTTACGAGAGGTCTCGGCCTTGA
- a CDS encoding HAD family hydrolase gives MASAESGSADRPGPVDLETLAAEASAARALEGLQAAADAGEVPTQPPVDLTAAAFFDVDNTLVQGSSAVHFGRGLAARDYFTYRDVLGFIYAQAKFQLLGKENSNDVAAGRRKALTFIEGRPVQELVDLGEQIYDEIIADKIWAGTRELTQMHLDAGQQVWLITATPYELAATIARRLGLTGALGTVAESVDGVFTGRLVGEILHGTGKAHAVRSLAIREGLNLKRCTAYSDSYNDVPMLSLVGTAVAVNPDARLRSLAREKGWEIRDFRTARKAARIGVPSALALGAAGGALAALASRRQPR, from the coding sequence ATGGCTTCCGCTGAGTCGGGCAGCGCGGATCGCCCCGGTCCCGTTGACCTGGAAACGCTGGCGGCCGAGGCCAGCGCCGCGCGGGCGCTCGAGGGGTTGCAGGCGGCCGCCGACGCCGGCGAGGTCCCCACGCAGCCCCCGGTCGACCTGACCGCCGCCGCGTTCTTCGACGTCGACAACACGCTGGTGCAGGGATCGTCGGCGGTGCACTTCGGCCGCGGGCTGGCCGCCCGCGACTATTTCACGTATCGCGACGTCCTCGGATTCATCTACGCCCAGGCCAAGTTCCAGCTGCTGGGCAAGGAGAACAGCAACGACGTGGCAGCCGGGCGGCGCAAGGCGCTCACGTTCATCGAGGGCCGGCCCGTGCAGGAGCTCGTCGACCTCGGTGAGCAGATCTACGACGAGATCATCGCCGACAAGATCTGGGCGGGCACCCGCGAGCTCACCCAGATGCATCTGGACGCCGGCCAACAGGTGTGGCTGATCACCGCCACGCCCTACGAGCTCGCGGCGACCATCGCGCGCAGGCTCGGGCTGACGGGCGCGCTGGGCACCGTCGCCGAGTCGGTCGACGGGGTTTTCACCGGCCGACTGGTCGGCGAGATCCTGCACGGCACCGGTAAGGCGCACGCGGTGCGGTCGCTGGCGATCCGGGAGGGCCTGAACCTCAAACGCTGCACCGCCTATTCCGACAGCTACAACGACGTACCCATGCTCTCGCTGGTGGGCACCGCGGTCGCCGTCAACCCCGACGCCCGGCTGCGCAGCCTGGCCCGCGAGAAGGGGTGGGAGATACGCGACTTCCGCACCGCACGCAAGGCCGCCCGGATCGGTGTCCCGTCCGCCCTGGCGCTGGGCGCGGCCGGGGGGGCGCTGGCCGCACTGGCGTCACGACGCCAACCGCGCTGA
- a CDS encoding FAS1-like dehydratase domain-containing protein: MTIPEGTQDLIGSHYRAPDYFEVGREKIREFALAIKDEHPSHFNEADAEAAGYPTVVAPLTFLAVAGRRVQLEIFTKFNIPINIARVIHRDQKFKFHRPIVARDRLYFDTYLDAVIESHGTVIAEIRSEVTDADGNPVVTSTVTMLGEAAHQEAGAETVAAIASISAGK; encoded by the coding sequence ATGACAATTCCCGAAGGAACCCAAGACCTCATCGGCAGCCACTACCGGGCGCCGGATTACTTCGAGGTGGGTCGCGAGAAGATCCGGGAGTTCGCGCTCGCGATCAAAGACGAGCACCCGTCGCACTTCAACGAGGCCGACGCCGAGGCCGCCGGTTATCCGACGGTGGTGGCCCCGCTGACGTTCCTGGCGGTGGCGGGCCGGCGCGTACAGCTGGAGATCTTCACCAAGTTCAACATCCCGATCAACATCGCCCGGGTCATCCACCGAGACCAGAAGTTCAAGTTCCACCGGCCGATAGTCGCCCGCGACCGGCTGTATTTCGACACTTATCTTGACGCGGTCATCGAGTCGCACGGTACGGTGATTGCAGAGATTCGCAGCGAAGTAACGGACGCAGACGGCAACCCCGTGGTGACCAGCACGGTCACGATGTTAGGCGAAGCCGCACACCAGGAAGCCGGCGCTGAAACCGTCGCCGCAATTGCATCCATATCAGCCGGAAAGTAG